In Methanolacinia paynteri, the DNA window ATTGAATATGTCGTGCAAAATATCCGCGAGGTAGTGCAGAAACTGCGGAACATGTCTCCGCTGACACCGCCTGAACTGAGGAACAGCTGAGAAAGGGAGAATGAAAAATGTACAGCGATAAGGTAATGGACCACTTTGAAAATCCCAGGAACCAGGGAACGATCGAGGATGCCGACGGAATTGGAGAGGTAGGAAATCCCCAGTGCGGGGATATTATGAAGATCTACATAAAGGTCAGGAATGACACCATCGAGGATGTGAAGTTCCAGACGTTCGGGTGCGGAGCTGCAATTGCCTCCAGCAGTATGGCAACCGAGATGATAAAGGGAAAGACCGTTAAGGAGGCGTGGGATCTGTCCAACAAGGCCGTTGCAGAGGCTCTCGAAGGCCTCCCGCCCCAGAAACTTCACTGCTCCGTGCTGGCCGAAGAGGCGATCCACAAGGCTATCAATGACTACCGGGCGAAAAACGGCCTTGAGACATGGGAAGAGACAGGCGGGCACCAGGAACATCACCATTAATCGATCCCTGACATTTTTTGTCATAATCTAAATAACAGGAACTACAGATCCTTTTTTATGAAAAACGTTGATATGAAACTTGAAGGAAGCATTCTCACGATTAAGGTTGACATCTCAAAGGATTTCGGAGAGTCGAAGTCAGGAAAGTCAATCACAATCGCATCGACAGAAGGGAATGTTTCGATACCGGACAATGAAGAGATCAAGATCGGCCTGAACATCTACAGGAAGAAATAGTCTCCGGGCAAATCTCTTGTTTGGTATTTCCGAATTGCTTAAATCAAATCTGAACCATCAGTATTCGTATGAAGAAGGTATTCTTCCTGGTACTGGTGGCATTTGTTATGACAGCAACTGTTCTTTCAGGAGGGTGCACGGCACTTGACCCGGGCGAAACGCTTTTCCTGGACGAACTTTATGGCAGCACCCCGACACAGACTCCTGATAATGCAGATTCGGGGGATCTGGATAAGATCCCGGACGATGTGGAAAGGGTCGATAATAACAAAGACTGGTGATCTCTAAGCGGAATCCACCCTGATTCAACCGCATTTTAAGCAGGATTTCACGAAAAAATTCTCTTAAAGCCTGAAATCAATATGCGGTTTATGAAAAATTGTATTTTTATTGATCTTTTTTCCTTCTTGACTGGAGATACGGTATCAGGAATATGAGTACAAGAGCCAGCCAGAACGACCCGAATGCAAACAGCATCTTCTCCTGGAAATCGTCATAGAATCTTGCTTCCGCATATTTTTTCATCTTCCACGAGATTTCGGTGAAATTTCCGCTCTTATTTACCGAACCGCCCGTGGACACCATCCCGAGAAGCGGATTGGATACCGAGTATTTATCCGGAAGATACAGCGTGATGTTATAGGATGAATCCAGCAGGACATTGAAATCATTGTTACTGAAGGCCTGGTCGTACCCGACCGTATAGTTGCCTTTCTCAAAGGAGATCGAATGCCATCCCTCCTCAAATTCGGCATCTTCACCCGACTCCCCGGAAAGCGAGATATTTGTGACATCCACAGAAACTTTCTCGCCCAGGTAACCGGGTTCCGTAAACTCATACGCCTCAGCTCCCTGAATGGCGACTTCGGCATGAAAGAGGCTGCCGTTTTCCGCAACGTAATAATCCGCATCAAGAGCAGATGCAGGATAAAAAAAAGCTGCGAGAAGGATTAACGCAGCACAGAGAGCAAGGATTCGAGATCCGCGTCTATCTCTGTCGGGGGTTCGCATTGCCTGATCACCGTCTCCGGGTCCTTTAAAAGGTGACCCGTTACTACACAGACTATTCTCTCGTCCTTATCCAAAAGACCTTCCTCGGCCATCTTCTTAATACCGGCAACGGAAGCGGCAGATGCGGGCTCCACACCTACACCTTCCTTTCTTGCGAGATCCCTCTGCATCGCAAGAATCTCGTCGTCAGTAACCGAAAGAGCGGTTCCGCCTGTCTCCCTTATCGCACGAAGGGCCTTTTCGGCATTTACGGGCGCACCGATCCTTATGGCCGTTGCGATGGTCTCAGGATTCTTGTCAGGTATGACTTCCGGAAGCTTCTTCGAGATCGCATCTGCAACCGGCCTCGAACCTTCGGCCTGGACACCGGTCATCATCGGCATCGAGTCGATGAATCCAAGCTTTATGAGCTCCCCAAGACCCTTGTGAACCGCAGATATGTTGCCTGCGTTTCCTACCGGAAGAACCATCCTGTCCGGAACTCCTCCGAGCTGGTCTATGGCCTCGAAACCGATGGTCTTCTGGCCTTCGAGACGGTATGGGTTGACCGAATTGAGAAGATAGAGACCTTCCTTGATGCAGAGGTCATGGACCATCTCGAGTGCCCTGTCGAAGTTGCCGCGTATTGCGATGACCTTTGCACCGTGCATAAGCGCCTGAGCAACTTTTCCGAGCGCAACCTTTCCAGCAGGAAGGAGGACGACTGACGGTATGCCGGCCTTTGCCGCATACTGTGCAAGGCTTGCCGATGTATTCCCTGTGCTTG includes these proteins:
- the nifU gene encoding Fe-S cluster assembly scaffold protein NifU, producing MYSDKVMDHFENPRNQGTIEDADGIGEVGNPQCGDIMKIYIKVRNDTIEDVKFQTFGCGAAIASSSMATEMIKGKTVKEAWDLSNKAVAEALEGLPPQKLHCSVLAEEAIHKAINDYRAKNGLETWEETGGHQEHHH
- the thrC gene encoding threonine synthase, with product MFRLVCINCGAEYNQNEVIYRCGKCGHLLAVEYDFDTIDVSRREWDSRPLKLWRYKELLPVSREPVTLQEGGTPLYHLKTIGEELGLKELYAKHEGMNPSGSFKDRGMTVGVSMALQLGMKTVACASTGNTSASLAQYAAKAGIPSVVLLPAGKVALGKVAQALMHGAKVIAIRGNFDRALEMVHDLCIKEGLYLLNSVNPYRLEGQKTIGFEAIDQLGGVPDRMVLPVGNAGNISAVHKGLGELIKLGFIDSMPMMTGVQAEGSRPVADAISKKLPEVIPDKNPETIATAIRIGAPVNAEKALRAIRETGGTALSVTDDEILAMQRDLARKEGVGVEPASAASVAGIKKMAEEGLLDKDERIVCVVTGHLLKDPETVIRQCEPPTEIDADLESLLSVLR